One Methanobacterium formicicum genomic region harbors:
- the cas4 gene encoding CRISPR-associated protein Cas4: MISDSEKELRIIGTQINYYFICKTKLWLFSHHIQMEQESELVSLGKTLHQDSYKRDKRDQTIDNLISFDFIRKGDVLEIHEVKKSKKMSKAHHYQLLYYLYYLKNKKGIDNAIGSIDYPKLRRKETLKLDERSQQEIQIITKRIGNILKEEMPVPSRRPACRKCAYYEFCFV; this comes from the coding sequence ATGATTTCAGACTCAGAAAAAGAACTCCGAATAATTGGAACCCAGATCAATTACTATTTTATTTGCAAGACTAAATTATGGCTTTTTTCTCATCATATCCAAATGGAACAGGAGTCTGAACTTGTTTCACTGGGAAAGACACTCCACCAGGATTCCTATAAACGAGATAAAAGGGATCAAACCATTGATAACCTGATCAGTTTTGACTTCATACGTAAAGGAGATGTCCTGGAGATCCATGAGGTTAAAAAGAGCAAAAAGATGAGTAAAGCCCATCATTATCAGCTTCTCTATTATCTGTATTATCTAAAAAACAAGAAGGGAATCGACAATGCAATAGGAAGCATTGATTACCCTAAACTAAGGCGAAAAGAAACCCTGAAACTTGATGAAAGAAGCCAACAGGAGATACAGATCATTACAAAGAGAATAGGTAACATTCTTAAAGAGGAAATGCCTGTGCCCAGCCGGAGACCAGCATGTCGCAAGTGTGCTTATTATGAGTTTTGTTTTGTGTAA
- a CDS encoding CRISPR-associated helicase/endonuclease Cas3, giving the protein MNELIDILRAKSGDQENYLLKDHLKEAVRRVLELNEFINKNKDSFTYKLVKNDEIFEKLVIAAILHDLGKIDYSFQKKVFNNDEKESEDWEKLKTFLKPLNNPEIRYPRHEILSTIWSTFLIGNTTLNKEIRTAILIHHYNEYFMAEKDIMEIIFNYRKSVVSYLDFINGNHNILQNFLSNLFEYIQEEFHGSKIAGSAIKSLKAEMNIKKTNLLLEKINSHEDDISKFAEFYDVNNENPDYDFLVLLGFLRRCDYSSSGGVNIEFKELNKVFDGVSNKISDNIIKNNEDAYLWQKDVLKNVNIEKSLIFIAPTGSGKTEFALLWAEMNRRKLIYTLPLRVALNDLFSRFRNSKDGYFKKEFVDILHSTAFIEYIKEEKEGKNLDMDKMMTSTKMISSPILLTTPDQIFLTSLNYYGSDKVISVYPFSSIVIDEIQTYNEEMAAIIIKTLEIIHQLKGKLLIITATFPPYFEKFFKNIFHEDLEIVDVAKLDENTKGQIKNFNQRRHKIKVIEESFFGEKSQLNYESKIKEFLALFNDKNLFLVVNNVKKAINLFKSLENDGKDNIYLLHSRLIELEKSRRIDEIKNKIKNGEKVTVVATQIIEASVNLDFDAMITEISTVDSQIQRWGRIYRNRNADYDENSPNVVIFAGEKFEDGSLKLDRGTSFVYDSKVVEKTFEVLKEYENTQNSLNYEDERKMINDVFEREINGIKLKKIYEKEIEKTLAYLNYFTVEKKSQAQKLFRDIAGYKVVIPRLIELEESSDRTVKNIFVESIKGNAKSWKEIIAKIKEYTGKDVDTWELKKILYEYSINVPIYYEDKTDFWNRDTHEFRGFYIWNKVNDEEVYSVKEYGLDSILKKEDDSVELH; this is encoded by the coding sequence ATGAATGAGTTAATTGATATTTTGCGGGCCAAATCGGGAGATCAAGAAAATTATTTACTTAAAGACCACCTGAAAGAAGCTGTAAGAAGAGTTTTAGAACTCAATGAATTTATAAATAAAAATAAGGATTCATTCACCTACAAACTTGTTAAAAATGATGAAATATTTGAAAAACTTGTAATTGCAGCAATATTACACGATTTAGGTAAAATTGATTATAGTTTTCAGAAAAAAGTTTTTAATAACGACGAAAAAGAAAGTGAAGATTGGGAAAAGCTAAAAACTTTTTTAAAGCCACTTAATAATCCTGAAATAAGATATCCAAGGCATGAAATACTTTCTACCATCTGGAGTACGTTTTTAATAGGAAACACAACATTAAATAAAGAGATTAGGACAGCAATACTCATACACCATTATAATGAATATTTCATGGCAGAAAAGGATATTATGGAAATAATTTTTAATTACCGTAAATCTGTGGTCTCTTATCTTGACTTTATTAATGGAAACCATAATATTTTACAAAATTTCCTCAGTAACTTGTTTGAATATATCCAAGAAGAATTTCATGGTTCTAAAATAGCAGGTTCAGCAATCAAATCACTAAAAGCAGAAATGAATATCAAGAAAACAAATTTGCTCCTTGAAAAGATAAATTCTCATGAGGATGACATTTCTAAATTCGCTGAATTTTATGATGTAAATAATGAAAATCCAGATTATGATTTTCTTGTTTTACTTGGTTTCCTTAGAAGATGCGATTATTCCTCAAGTGGCGGAGTTAATATTGAATTTAAAGAACTCAATAAGGTTTTTGATGGAGTATCCAATAAAATTAGTGACAATATAATTAAAAATAATGAAGATGCTTACCTTTGGCAAAAAGATGTGTTAAAAAATGTTAATATCGAAAAATCACTAATTTTTATTGCCCCTACAGGCTCAGGGAAAACAGAATTTGCTCTTTTGTGGGCTGAAATGAATCGAAGAAAATTGATCTATACCCTACCATTGAGAGTTGCACTAAACGATCTATTTTCACGTTTCAGAAATTCTAAAGATGGCTATTTTAAAAAGGAATTTGTAGATATACTCCATTCAACAGCATTTATTGAGTATATTAAGGAAGAAAAAGAAGGAAAAAACTTAGATATGGATAAAATGATGACTTCAACTAAAATGATTTCTTCCCCAATTCTTCTTACAACTCCTGATCAAATATTTTTAACTTCTTTGAACTATTACGGTTCTGATAAAGTAATTTCTGTTTATCCATTTTCATCCATAGTTATTGATGAAATACAAACTTATAATGAAGAAATGGCAGCTATAATTATAAAAACGCTTGAAATTATTCATCAACTAAAAGGAAAACTGCTTATAATAACTGCCACATTTCCACCTTATTTTGAAAAATTCTTTAAGAACATATTCCATGAAGATTTGGAAATTGTCGATGTTGCCAAGCTTGATGAAAATACAAAAGGCCAAATAAAGAATTTTAATCAAAGAAGACACAAAATTAAAGTAATTGAAGAATCTTTTTTCGGTGAAAAATCTCAGTTAAATTATGAATCAAAAATAAAAGAATTTTTAGCACTTTTTAATGATAAAAACCTTTTTTTAGTTGTAAATAATGTTAAAAAAGCTATTAACTTATTTAAATCATTGGAAAATGATGGAAAAGATAATATTTACTTGTTACACTCAAGACTGATTGAGTTGGAAAAAAGTAGGCGAATAGATGAGATAAAAAATAAAATTAAGAATGGAGAAAAAGTAACTGTTGTAGCAACCCAAATAATCGAAGCATCAGTAAATCTTGATTTTGATGCAATGATAACGGAAATATCAACAGTTGACAGCCAAATACAGAGATGGGGAAGAATATATAGAAATAGGAATGCAGATTATGATGAAAATAGCCCCAATGTTGTCATATTTGCGGGTGAAAAATTTGAAGATGGATCTTTAAAACTTGATAGAGGAACTAGCTTTGTATATGATAGTAAAGTGGTTGAAAAGACTTTTGAAGTTCTTAAAGAATATGAAAATACTCAAAATTCCTTAAATTATGAAGACGAACGAAAAATGATAAATGACGTTTTTGAAAGAGAAATAAATGGAATTAAACTTAAAAAAATTTACGAAAAAGAAATCGAAAAAACGTTGGCTTATTTAAATTATTTTACAGTTGAAAAGAAAAGTCAAGCACAAAAACTATTTAGAGATATCGCAGGCTATAAAGTTGTAATTCCAAGACTCATAGAATTGGAAGAAAGTAGTGATAGAACTGTGAAAAATATATTTGTAGAATCTATAAAAGGAAATGCAAAGTCTTGGAAAGAAATAATAGCTAAAATAAAGGAATATACTGGAAAAGATGTAGATACTTGGGAATTAAAGAAAATCCTTTATGAATATTCCATAAATGTTCCCATCTATTATGAAGATAAGACTGACTTCTGGAATAGAGATACTCATGAATTTAGAGGATTTTATATTTGGAATAAAGTTAATGATGAAGAAGTTTATTCTGTGAAAGAATATGGTCTTGATAGTATTTTGAAAAAAGAAGATGATTCTGTTGAACTTCATTAA
- the cas5b gene encoding type I-B CRISPR-associated protein Cas5b: MGKTIILELFQPFAQYRNPFTFYYAQTYPLPPKSTIIGMLQNITERYYDEDFYDLNVSIHGGFESFFWNYQNLIKGSKDGINLVNYNGELKLWNQGFPLYGKGIKSQRTPVFQQELFNGHFHIFLKGEEGLIEEIEKALLNPCKIPYLGRSEDIIFLRGVYSEEDFSFSEKIAKKNIWLTQPAYIKLKADNGSNREFPIKNEKFPVYSIPLKVIFKNGKNSITNKAEITKSTKRVPEFETVMYTGLDQVIFLKDEVKIENYSIKDKNLTFKIPEEFGWL, encoded by the coding sequence ATGGGAAAAACAATTATTTTGGAATTATTCCAACCTTTTGCCCAATATAGAAACCCTTTCACATTTTATTACGCTCAAACATACCCTTTACCTCCTAAATCCACGATAATAGGGATGTTACAGAACATTACTGAAAGATACTACGACGAAGACTTTTATGATCTAAATGTGAGTATTCATGGTGGCTTTGAGAGTTTTTTCTGGAACTATCAAAATTTAATCAAAGGATCTAAAGATGGAATTAACCTTGTGAATTATAATGGCGAACTAAAACTGTGGAATCAGGGATTTCCATTGTATGGCAAAGGTATAAAATCTCAAAGAACTCCAGTTTTCCAACAGGAATTATTTAATGGTCATTTTCATATTTTCTTAAAAGGGGAAGAAGGATTGATTGAAGAGATTGAAAAAGCTTTATTAAATCCATGTAAAATTCCTTATCTTGGGCGCAGCGAAGATATAATTTTTTTAAGAGGAGTTTATTCTGAGGAGGACTTCTCTTTTTCTGAAAAAATAGCAAAGAAAAATATTTGGTTAACACAACCTGCGTATATCAAACTCAAAGCAGATAATGGTTCTAATAGAGAATTTCCAATTAAAAATGAAAAATTCCCAGTTTATTCTATTCCCTTAAAAGTAATATTCAAAAATGGGAAAAATTCGATTACCAACAAAGCAGAGATTACTAAATCCACTAAAAGAGTGCCAGAATTTGAAACTGTCATGTATACAGGGTTAGATCAAGTTATTTTTCTTAAAGATGAAGTAAAAATTGAAAATTACAGTATAAAAGACAAGAATTTAACCTTCAAAATACCTGAAGAGTTCGGGTGGTTGTAA
- the cas7i gene encoding type I-B CRISPR-associated protein Cas7/Cst2/DevR, protein MGRYIVMDIVFYGNSLNYDQGSGNYQELKKITKWDGRQYSLVSRYALRYSLLETAKNMSLWKLAGGEDLTAAGSGDKKVIQPAVDFLLSGKIIEYPEFDLFGYLITGTTPQNFRTAPVKINHAVSMTQFNYDALFNANLGLANRMRKRFGDMKPNPFTAEEHETFYQYTVVVDVDNIGEVEVYVNKGSDINFKGDKWKISEIQLDGTVTVELEKGKGKKKESDQVNQSANVEKLDSTELENNLVLIKYSLKEEDYDPVKERVIELLKAILNLKRSIKGREEDLSPKLLIMGVYKDKPYQTYKDKITLLDEYVEEEYDEIEETPTSNGGRLVKVRHKTTKSRKPKFEIQGLSGDSELITEENLLNLIEDLFDQKKSTECVKIFKDPSITVDIKGKRE, encoded by the coding sequence ATGGGAAGATATATTGTTATGGATATTGTATTTTATGGAAACTCTCTTAATTATGATCAAGGCAGTGGAAATTATCAGGAACTTAAAAAAATAACTAAATGGGATGGAAGGCAGTATTCATTAGTTAGTAGATATGCTTTGAGATATAGTTTGTTGGAAACTGCTAAAAATATGAGTTTATGGAAGTTAGCGGGAGGAGAAGATCTCACAGCAGCCGGAAGTGGTGATAAAAAGGTTATTCAGCCTGCAGTTGATTTTTTATTGTCTGGTAAGATAATTGAATATCCTGAATTTGACTTATTCGGGTATTTAATCACCGGTACAACACCTCAAAACTTTAGGACAGCTCCTGTAAAAATAAATCATGCTGTTTCTATGACTCAATTTAATTACGATGCTTTATTCAATGCTAATCTTGGACTTGCCAACCGTATGCGGAAAAGATTTGGAGACATGAAGCCAAATCCGTTCACTGCTGAAGAACATGAAACTTTTTATCAATATACAGTTGTAGTTGATGTAGATAATATTGGTGAAGTTGAGGTCTATGTCAATAAAGGATCAGATATTAATTTTAAGGGTGATAAATGGAAAATTAGTGAGATTCAACTTGATGGCACTGTGACAGTTGAACTTGAAAAGGGTAAAGGTAAGAAAAAGGAATCTGATCAAGTTAATCAATCTGCAAATGTGGAAAAATTAGATTCAACGGAACTTGAAAATAATCTTGTTTTGATTAAATATTCCTTAAAAGAAGAAGACTATGATCCTGTTAAAGAAAGAGTCATTGAATTATTGAAAGCAATTTTAAATCTTAAAAGGAGTATAAAAGGTAGAGAAGAAGATCTTTCACCTAAATTATTGATAATGGGTGTTTATAAAGATAAACCTTACCAAACTTACAAAGACAAAATAACTCTTTTAGATGAATATGTAGAAGAGGAATATGATGAAATTGAGGAAACTCCTACTTCTAATGGTGGAAGATTAGTAAAGGTTAGGCATAAGACTACAAAAAGCCGTAAACCTAAATTTGAAATTCAGGGTTTAAGTGGAGACTCAGAGTTAATTACAGAAGAAAATCTTTTGAATTTAATCGAAGATCTTTTCGATCAGAAAAAATCAACTGAATGTGTAAAAATCTTCAAAGATCCAAGTATTACTGTAGATATTAAAGGTAAAAGGGAATAA
- the cas6 gene encoding CRISPR-associated endoribonuclease Cas6, with translation MRLKISLTSKNGNYLIPYNYNHILSAIIYRKIADLDLAAKLHFSRDFKFFTFSQLNIPNRMRGNGGIISKDGKFHFFISSPNDYLIQSMVEGYLKDPEVIFMNTKLSVQKVELLKKPQFKKRMNMKTLSPLVARIKREQKGKIKVRDLDPHDLIFYAGIQKNLIRKYKSYYGDYDGDEYVQIIPEQSSVQRKRIRIKKDEQETFQKAYNMRFEIEADKRLLEFAYDCGLGERNSMGFGMVMAL, from the coding sequence ATGAGATTAAAAATTAGCTTGACCTCAAAAAATGGTAATTATTTAATTCCTTATAATTACAACCATATTCTTTCTGCTATTATTTATCGTAAGATAGCTGACCTTGATCTGGCAGCTAAACTCCATTTTTCCAGGGATTTTAAGTTTTTCACTTTTTCACAGCTGAATATTCCAAATAGGATGCGTGGAAATGGAGGAATCATTTCAAAAGATGGCAAATTTCATTTTTTCATATCTTCACCTAATGACTACTTAATACAAAGCATGGTTGAAGGATATCTAAAGGATCCTGAAGTTATTTTCATGAATACAAAATTATCAGTCCAAAAAGTTGAGCTCTTAAAAAAGCCTCAATTCAAAAAAAGGATGAACATGAAGACTTTATCTCCACTTGTTGCTAGAATAAAGCGAGAACAAAAAGGAAAAATAAAGGTAAGAGATCTTGATCCTCATGATCTTATATTCTATGCGGGCATTCAGAAAAATCTCATACGCAAATATAAATCATATTATGGGGACTATGACGGAGACGAATATGTCCAAATAATTCCAGAACAAAGTTCAGTGCAGCGAAAGAGAATAAGAATAAAAAAAGACGAACAAGAAACTTTTCAGAAGGCATACAATATGCGTTTTGAGATAGAAGCTGATAAAAGACTTTTAGAGTTTGCATATGACTGTGGATTAGGTGAAAGGAATAGTATGGGTTTTGGAATGGTGATGGCTTTATGA
- the pyrH gene encoding UMP kinase, protein MRIVITIGGSIIIKDHDYKRFQGYSRVLKSMAEEHQIMVVVGGGRTARDYIKIARDLGASEALCDDIGIEVTRLNARILITALGDDAYPKVPHNFAEALEFSTTGRIVVMGGTEPAHSTDAVGSILAEFVGADLLLNATSVDGLFDKDPHKHPDAQMFPEITPREMLEMLADKEMKAGTYEFLDKTAIQIIGRSGIKTVIFNGENPENLQKALNDNIGTLIVPNTP, encoded by the coding sequence ATGCGTATAGTGATCACAATAGGTGGATCCATAATAATAAAGGACCACGATTATAAAAGATTTCAGGGTTATTCACGAGTTTTGAAGAGTATGGCCGAAGAACACCAGATCATGGTGGTAGTGGGAGGAGGCAGAACTGCCCGGGACTACATTAAAATTGCCAGGGATTTAGGTGCCTCGGAAGCCCTCTGCGATGATATCGGGATCGAGGTAACCCGACTCAACGCAAGAATCCTTATAACTGCCCTGGGGGATGATGCTTACCCTAAAGTACCTCATAACTTCGCTGAAGCCCTTGAATTCTCCACCACCGGCAGGATCGTGGTGATGGGTGGCACCGAACCAGCCCACAGTACCGATGCCGTGGGTAGCATCCTGGCGGAATTTGTGGGTGCCGATCTACTCCTTAATGCCACTTCAGTTGATGGATTGTTTGATAAAGATCCCCATAAACATCCGGATGCCCAGATGTTCCCGGAGATCACCCCCCGCGAAATGCTGGAAATGCTGGCGGATAAGGAGATGAAGGCCGGGACTTATGAGTTCCTGGATAAAACCGCCATACAGATCATCGGGCGGTCCGGGATAAAAACAGTCATTTTCAATGGAGAAAACCCTGAAAACCTTCAAAAAGCCCTGAATGACAATATTGGTACATTGATTGTGCCTAACACTCCATGA
- a CDS encoding DUF2116 family Zn-ribbon domain-containing protein, which translates to MIEQHKHCPICGKPIPLDERFCSPTCEELALANQKRVKKTRRMLYVLFAVFILVWLFFMLRGQLGF; encoded by the coding sequence ATGATTGAACAACACAAACACTGCCCTATCTGCGGGAAACCCATACCATTAGATGAAAGGTTCTGTTCACCTACCTGCGAAGAACTCGCCCTGGCCAATCAGAAAAGAGTTAAGAAAACCAGGAGAATGCTCTACGTATTATTCGCAGTTTTCATACTGGTCTGGTTATTTTTCATGTTAAGGGGTCAGTTAGGATTTTAA
- a CDS encoding YbjQ family protein — protein sequence MLVLTTPSIQGKKINEYYGLVTGESLLGANVYKDMFSGVRDVVGGRTSAYEEELKKAREVALESMKEKAADKGANAVIGVRLAYHNLGGTMGNTIMVTVFGTAVSYEE from the coding sequence ATGCTTGTTTTAACCACGCCTTCCATACAGGGAAAGAAAATTAACGAATATTATGGTTTAGTCACTGGTGAATCCCTTTTAGGGGCTAATGTTTACAAAGATATGTTTTCCGGGGTAAGGGATGTGGTGGGTGGCCGAACATCCGCCTATGAAGAAGAACTCAAGAAAGCTAGAGAAGTAGCCCTGGAAAGTATGAAAGAGAAAGCTGCCGATAAAGGGGCCAACGCAGTTATCGGAGTTCGCTTAGCCTACCATAACCTGGGGGGAACCATGGGGAACACCATCATGGTTACGGTCTTTGGAACGGCAGTTTCCTACGAGGAATAG
- a CDS encoding heavy metal-binding domain-containing protein: MPISIIKFLKDKRWAFAAILIGFAVGFLSALLCVVWQLKIFGFNILFIVSPLVAGFVETLIAQRMYGKSTGAISALLIFIFINAYAWLFPQDPIVINFFTLGGLALMIQAAFPILINYLLFVVFLGILTYIIGYVGNLLSKAMNKVTRKTPEPEAETDIGDQSGDLLKSPQLGFMDDLEVPLVSIPHMTGGQITKHLGLVTGEAMVEDESEGNSRLPKKPKIDGMSLNKAKETAILRMLDNAYEMGANTVVEVLIDYNSIGGLQGNAIIVTATGTAVQYQ, translated from the coding sequence TTGCCAATATCGATTATAAAGTTTCTAAAAGATAAACGCTGGGCATTTGCCGCCATACTCATAGGTTTTGCCGTGGGATTCCTATCTGCTTTACTGTGTGTGGTATGGCAACTGAAGATATTCGGCTTTAACATACTGTTCATTGTATCTCCCTTGGTTGCTGGTTTTGTGGAAACATTGATAGCCCAACGCATGTACGGTAAAAGTACCGGAGCAATAAGTGCCCTGTTAATATTCATATTTATAAATGCCTACGCCTGGCTTTTCCCCCAGGACCCCATTGTTATCAACTTCTTCACCCTGGGTGGTTTGGCCCTGATGATACAGGCGGCATTCCCCATACTCATCAACTACCTACTTTTTGTTGTATTTCTGGGCATATTAACCTATATTATAGGATATGTGGGAAACTTACTGTCCAAAGCCATGAACAAAGTTACCCGGAAAACCCCTGAACCCGAAGCAGAGACTGATATTGGTGATCAGTCTGGAGACCTGTTGAAAAGTCCTCAATTAGGTTTTATGGATGACCTGGAAGTCCCCCTGGTATCCATACCCCACATGACTGGTGGCCAGATCACCAAACACCTGGGACTGGTAACGGGAGAAGCAATGGTAGAAGATGAGTCAGAAGGAAATTCCCGCCTGCCAAAAAAACCAAAGATTGATGGCATGAGCTTAAACAAAGCTAAAGAAACCGCAATCCTTCGAATGTTGGATAATGCCTACGAAATGGGTGCTAACACCGTGGTTGAAGTTTTAATTGATTATAACTCCATCGGGGGTTTGCAGGGCAATGCCATAATAGTCACCGCCACCGGAACCGCGGTACAGTATCAATAG
- a CDS encoding ATP-binding cassette domain-containing protein yields the protein MITESILAFNQVSKVYHRKNAEVTALKDLSFSLPPDSSTLVTGPSGAGKTSLIYLAGLIKTPSSGKICIKGVPTSDLDDSERSLMIRNEIGFIFRRANLLPYLNILENVMLPMSSPDEGKAGKLLEKAHVDKWDRFPSDMSPEEVQKVTLARSLVNDPAIVLADEPTAELDREATANFLELLGKIDATLLLTSSQSSLHNFFDKSYMLEYGVLRSYP from the coding sequence GTGATTACTGAAAGTATTCTGGCCTTTAACCAGGTAAGTAAAGTCTACCACCGTAAAAACGCCGAGGTAACTGCCCTTAAAGATTTATCTTTTTCACTCCCTCCGGACTCATCCACCCTGGTGACCGGTCCTTCCGGCGCAGGTAAAACATCCCTGATCTACCTTGCAGGCCTTATCAAGACCCCCAGTTCAGGGAAAATCTGCATTAAAGGAGTCCCAACTAGTGACCTGGACGATAGTGAACGTTCCCTTATGATTAGAAATGAAATTGGCTTTATTTTCCGCAGGGCCAATCTTTTACCCTACCTCAACATTCTGGAGAATGTGATGCTCCCCATGAGTTCACCTGATGAGGGAAAAGCAGGAAAATTACTGGAAAAAGCCCATGTGGATAAGTGGGACCGGTTCCCCAGTGATATGTCCCCTGAAGAAGTACAAAAGGTTACATTGGCCCGTTCGTTGGTTAATGATCCTGCTATTGTACTGGCTGATGAACCAACTGCCGAGCTGGACCGGGAGGCCACTGCGAATTTTCTGGAACTTTTAGGAAAAATCGATGCCACCCTACTCCTGACCAGCAGCCAGAGTTCACTGCATAACTTCTTTGATAAGAGTTATATGCTTGAATACGGGGTGCTTCGATCCTATCCCTGA
- a CDS encoding ABC transporter permease: protein MGIYTLSLKNLRRNRLRNLSTVLRISLGVIILLILVSSGLGISSFLEKSGPSSGKIGVQSSTTADNQSNLVSSAVNYINSFLGSSITENQFFSRLEGLLVNLVYLLDGLASVALLIGVLGIMNTMGFNLSERRREIGLLKCMGFTKREIFISCTLESGLLGFIGSIVGVIMGTLGIWLISVFFAPDLFNVLPLWLFVGTIAITTLLSLILGLYPAWFTSQIRVEEALLCDY from the coding sequence ATGGGAATATACACTTTATCCTTGAAAAATTTACGCCGTAACCGCCTGCGTAATCTATCAACCGTTTTAAGAATTTCCCTGGGAGTCATCATTTTATTGATCCTGGTAAGCTCCGGGCTGGGTATAAGCAGTTTTTTAGAAAAATCAGGACCATCCAGTGGAAAAATAGGAGTACAATCCAGCACAACCGCAGATAACCAGTCCAACCTGGTATCATCGGCAGTTAACTATATAAACTCATTTTTAGGTAGTTCAATCACTGAAAACCAGTTCTTCAGCCGTTTAGAGGGATTACTAGTCAACCTGGTTTACCTGTTAGATGGGCTGGCCAGCGTGGCCCTGTTAATTGGAGTGTTAGGCATTATGAACACGATGGGTTTCAACCTTTCCGAGCGTCGAAGGGAGATCGGACTTCTTAAATGTATGGGCTTTACAAAAAGAGAAATTTTCATTAGTTGCACCCTTGAATCTGGCTTATTAGGTTTTATAGGATCCATTGTCGGAGTTATTATGGGAACTCTGGGTATCTGGTTAATATCAGTTTTTTTCGCACCGGATCTGTTCAATGTGCTCCCTTTATGGTTGTTCGTGGGCACCATTGCCATCACCACCCTGCTCAGTCTCATTCTCGGCCTGTACCCGGCATGGTTCACCTCCCAAATAAGAGTAGAGGAGGCTCTTCTCTGTGATTACTGA
- a CDS encoding DUF308 domain-containing protein, with amino-acid sequence MAEGKNVALGIVAIILGLIVIAFPLISVYTFSILAGLGVLALGVWFLVQGFSGWKISKGTSVLNIILGIIAIIAGIGLVGSITELSFLASFILYLAGFFLFMSGVITLFTGEGGSAKGVGILGILMGIIYIILGLYAWNPFYLAILIGIWLIISGIFEIFKPAAEVEAETSE; translated from the coding sequence ATGGCCGAAGGCAAAAATGTAGCATTAGGAATCGTAGCAATAATATTAGGTTTAATAGTGATTGCATTCCCATTAATAAGCGTTTACACATTCAGTATCCTGGCCGGGCTGGGAGTGCTTGCTTTAGGTGTCTGGTTCCTGGTTCAAGGATTTTCAGGATGGAAAATCAGTAAAGGAACCAGTGTTCTCAACATAATCCTGGGAATTATTGCCATAATAGCCGGAATAGGACTGGTAGGAAGTATAACTGAATTGAGTTTCTTAGCCAGCTTTATACTTTATTTAGCAGGATTTTTCCTCTTCATGTCCGGTGTGATCACCTTGTTTACCGGAGAAGGAGGATCAGCCAAGGGAGTAGGTATTCTGGGAATTTTAATGGGTATCATATACATAATTTTAGGATTATATGCCTGGAATCCCTTCTACCTCGCAATATTAATTGGTATCTGGTTAATAATCAGTGGAATATTTGAAATATTTAAACCGGCAGCAGAAGTTGAAGCCGAAACATCCGAATAA
- a CDS encoding DUF308 domain-containing protein produces MKNTVLGILAIILGLIVLAFPLAGLVAASVLTGFVVLMIAVWLLIVGGSQLEVSKKAGIMNLILGIIVLIVGIGLIFSPALFAFLAGFLLYLAGIFMIIAGIISLASRNEFKNATWAGVLGIILGLLYIILGTFAFDPVYLGVLIGVWLVINGIFAFLE; encoded by the coding sequence ATGAAAAATACTGTATTGGGTATTTTAGCAATAATTCTTGGTTTAATTGTTTTAGCATTCCCACTGGCAGGTCTTGTGGCTGCAAGTGTGCTGACCGGATTTGTAGTATTGATGATTGCGGTATGGCTTTTAATTGTGGGTGGATCCCAGCTGGAAGTCAGTAAAAAGGCGGGGATTATGAACCTTATCCTGGGTATAATAGTCCTTATTGTGGGTATAGGCCTCATTTTCAGCCCAGCTTTATTCGCATTCCTGGCTGGATTCTTACTGTACCTGGCAGGTATATTCATGATAATAGCGGGAATCATATCTCTGGCGTCCCGTAACGAATTTAAAAATGCCACCTGGGCTGGTGTACTGGGAATAATACTGGGTCTTCTGTACATTATTCTGGGAACATTTGCCTTTGACCCGGTCTACCTGGGAGTCTTAATCGGGGTCTGGCTGGTAATCAATGGTATCTTTGCTTTCCTGGAATAA